One window of the Gambusia affinis linkage group LG13, SWU_Gaff_1.0, whole genome shotgun sequence genome contains the following:
- the LOC122842156 gene encoding interferon-induced, double-stranded RNA-activated protein kinase-like, whose amino-acid sequence MMELLETGNAISNLNIYAQKRGLNLFYEGLDSEGPDHNKQFSGRFLLDGKPYPSGMGKNKKDAKLNAAQNALRCLCGDQQQDTAEYSAETSSPARQNDINYICWLNQYGQTKRVKVEPVETARPGLHNPTLWCKFIVGDTEYPEVSGKSRREAKEEAAKVVYNMINTSPSPEVIDSPVHQNQMLNKNLNRLSVKTKSLSINSEDSNFTEPRFAAIIHNYCQKKNLSLEFILVEKSGPPHDPRFSYKLKIETMEYRVAEGKKIKEAKENAAKLAWSALQEQSDYDSKVSVGSTASEDGAATASQSDALNSNELSSHNMQTTSSDLIIFADSSNPSNAQISRKTGSEENEPSPMSQDSSGPSQSEMTGSSDPADSSNQNDVEKQKITNTSNPPVQSSFTSDFEILGYLGGGGFGRVFMVTEKLLDLVYAVKIVPGTPKALREVTALSELQHENIVRYYNCWMEDSKVQQERVQKKLKDVICGQYLFIKMELCDSATLKQWIGQRNEEELPHSQRGADSLPIALQIVDGVEYIHSNNFIHRDLKPLNIMFGKNGKVKIGDFGLVTIDKSEILIDRTEGPGTKIYMAPEQESNTYDRKVDIFSLGLIFFELLWKISTGHERAKIWENARNNKLPKEFSQAFPFECRIIKSLLSENPDDRPEASQVKEQLEEANQHLDQHSV is encoded by the exons ATGATGGAGCTTTTAGAGACTGGCAACGCAATTTCTAATCTCAACATCTATGCACAGAAACGTGGTCTGAACTTATTTTATGAAGGCCTTGACTCCGAGGGCCCCGATCATAATAAACA attctcTGGGAGATTTCTCCTAGATGGCAAACCCTACCCAAGTGGcatgggaaaaaacaaaaaggatgcTAAGCTGAACGCAGCCCAGAATGCTTTAAGATGTCTTTGTGGAGACCAACAACAGGACACA GCAGAATATTCAGCAGAAACGTCTTCACCTGCTAGGCAAAATGACATTAACTACATATGTTGGCTCAATCAATACGGTCAAACAAAGAGGGTGAAGGTAGAACCAGTGGAGACGGCACGGCCTGGACTCCATAATCCAACTCT ATGGTGTAAGTTTATAGTGGGTGACACTGAATACCCAGAAGTCTCTGGAAAATCTAGGAGAGAAGCAAAGGAGGAAGCTGCTAAGGTGGTGTACAACATGATAAATACTAGTCCATCTCCAGAG gtCATAGATTCCCCAGTTCATCAAAATCAGATGCTCAATAAAAACTTAAACCGTCTCAG tgtaAAGACAAAAAGCCTGAGTATAAACTCAGAAGACAGCAACTTTACGGAGCCAAGGTTTGCTGCAATTATCCACAACtactgccagaaaaaaaacctcagtctTGAATTTATACTTGTAGAAAAAAGTGGACCTCCCCATGACCCTCG ATTTTcctacaaattaaaaattgagACAATGGAATACCGTGTTGCTGAGGGTAAGAAGATCAAGGAAGCCAAAGAGAATGCAGCAAAGTTGGCCTGGTCTGCTCTTCAGGAGCAGTCAGACTATGACAGCAAG GTGTCTGTCGGATCAACAGCATCTGAAGATGGAGCAGCAACAGCATCACAATCAGATGCACT AAACTCAAATGAATTATCATCACACAACATGCAAACCACGTCAAGTGACTTAATAATATTTGCTGATTCCTCAAACCCTTCCAACGCCCAG ATATCCAGAAAAACTGGATCTGAAGAAAATGAACCATCACCAATGTCACA aGATTCTTCTGGGCCATCACAGAGCGAGATGACGGGCTCATCTGATCCTGCGGATTCTTCAAATCAG aatgacgtggaaaaacagaaaatcacaaataCGAGCAACCCACCAGTGCAGTCAAg CTTCACATCAGATTTTGAGATCCTTGGATATCTTGGTGGAGGAGGTTTCGGTCGTGTTTTTATGGTGACGGAAAAACTGTTGGATCTGGTTTATGCAGTGAAGATTGTTCCAGGAACACC AAAAGCTTTGCGAGAGGTGACGGCGTTATCAGAACTCCAACACGAAAATATTGTCAGATACTACAACTGTTGGATGGAAGATTCAAAAGTGCAACAAGAGAGAGTccaaaagaaactaaaaga TGTCATATGTGGACAGTACCTCTTCATTAAGATGGAATTATGTGACTCTGCAACCCTCAAACAATGGATTGGCCAGAGGAACGAGGAGGAACTACCACACTCCCAGAGAGGAGCAGACAGTCTTCCTATTGCATTGCAAATAGTCGATGGAGTTGAATATATTCACTCCAACAACTTCATTCACAGAGACCTTAAG CCTCTCAACataatgtttggaaaaaatggGAAGGTGAAAATTGGGGACTTTGGTCTCGTCACTATTGACAAAAGTGAAATCTTGATCGACAGAACAGAAGGACCAGGAACCAAAATCTACATGGCTCCTGAACAA GAGAGTAATACATATGATCGGAAAGTGGACATCTTTTCTCTGGGTCTGATCTTTTTTGAACTCCTTTGGAAAATCTCAACTGGCCACGAAAGAGCAAAG ATTTGGGAAAATGCAAGAAACAACAAGCTTCCCAAAGAGTTTTCACAGGCTTTTCCTTTTGAG TGTCGAATAATCAAATCTTTGCTGTCTGAGAACCCAGATGATCGACCTGAAGCAAGTCAAGTGAAGGAACAACTGGAGGAAGCAAACCAACACCTGGATCAACACAGTGTGTGA